The genomic interval CGCGTGCAGGCCGCAGCCCAAGGCCGCAAGACGCAGGCGCTGATCAAGATCGTGCGCCCGGGGTGAGTGCCTCAGGCGTTAGCCCATCGCAGCCCGCATTCAAGTGCCTCTGCGGCGAATTCGAGATGCAGCACCCGCCGGCGGCGCGCACTGTTGATGGACTTCCTTGATGCATGCAGGATCAGGGGGCGTATCAGAAGCACACCGCCCGCTTGCACCGGACAATAGACTGCCTGACGCCGACACTCGCCATGATCCACAGGCATGTTCAGGTCAGGCGAGCCCCGGTGTGACGCCGGAACGACGAGCAGCGCGCCGTTGGATTCGTCGCAGTCATCCAGATGCAATCGCGCAGTAAGCATCTTCGCCAACACACGCGCCGGCGGACGCACATGCCAGACCCCCGCCTTGATGGAGCAGGGGCCGTAGCCGTCTGCTTCGCGCTTTTCGCGCACCGCGATGGTGCTGTCGCGGTGCCAGGTGACATCCCAGTTGGCGCCGGCTCGCTTGTCGAACAGAAGCGACCGGACGACGAATGCGCTCGCTCCCAAGACTGCAACCGCGATGTCTCTCATCGAGGTGTCTGCCAACGCGCGGAAGGGGCCGGACGCATCCAGCGGCGAGCGAGCGCCAGCTCGGCCGCCATCCATGGCCATCACTCGATCGAATTCCTCGCGCAATGGCGCGAGCGCTTCCTCCGGAACGACTCGCGCCGCGAGAGCGACGCCGTCCCGGTTGAGTCGGAGCTTCAGATCTTCCAGTGTGTCAGCAGTGCCGATCACTCTCATGGCTTAGCACTTTCGTCGCGATCGTAGCTGCATGAAGAGGCGGCGGGACGGAACAGTCCGCCCCGCCGCGTGAAGTTCACTCGCGGAAATAGTCGCTGCGATTGGCGCCGTCAAAAGCGGCCGGATCGCAGGCAACACTTCTTGAACCGCAGGCCGCTGCCGCACGGGCAGAGGTCGTTGCGGCCGAGCTTCTCGAGCAGTTCCTTCTCGCCCATGGGTGTGGCGATCGTGCGGCGGCCGCGCTTGACGTTCGTCTCGCTCGGGTAG from Phycisphaerales bacterium carries:
- a CDS encoding SEC-C domain-containing protein, which codes for MSKRRRGYPSETNVKRGRRTIATPMGEKELLEKLGRNDLCPCGSGLRFKKCCLRSGRF
- a CDS encoding phytanoyl-CoA dioxygenase family protein → MRVIGTADTLEDLKLRLNRDGVALAARVVPEEALAPLREEFDRVMAMDGGRAGARSPLDASGPFRALADTSMRDIAVAVLGASAFVVRSLLFDKRAGANWDVTWHRDSTIAVREKREADGYGPCSIKAGVWHVRPPARVLAKMLTARLHLDDCDESNGALLVVPASHRGSPDLNMPVDHGECRRQAVYCPVQAGGVLLIRPLILHASRKSINSARRRRVLHLEFAAEALECGLRWANA